The following are encoded together in the Bombus fervidus isolate BK054 chromosome 10, iyBomFerv1, whole genome shotgun sequence genome:
- the Rpn13 gene encoding regulatory particle non-ATPase 13 isoform X1: MSGGALFGNNASRGTPKNLVEFKAGKMTMKGKMVYPDIRKGQLYVYQSDDSLMHFCWKDRVSGYVEDDLIIFPDDCEFKHVPQCKTGRVYLLRFKSSNKKFFVWLQDLKTDKDEEYCRKINEVLNNPPTPGSQRSGSTNPEGDLQNLLNNMSQQQLMQLFGGVGQIGLGSLLGTMNRPQGVQSTRTSTTTASTRVTTSTVRPATQIISPASSANDPPKPNSDNKSSSRTSGTSTPASTTTTTTTTTTNTNNKIQLSDLQNFLSEIPTPTGTESVVQRGVATELTNVIPAAISATESLERALSPHLPPGDHLCTTLVSPQFSQALSMFWSALQSGQAGPVIRQFGLGPDAVNAAASGNIEEFVTALESEAKSGQEQTQQGQEDKNTKQAPPASSPDKKGDDDEGLDLD; the protein is encoded by the exons ATGTCAGGAGGAGCCTTATTTGGAAATAATGCTTCACGCGGAACCCCTAAAAATTTGGTGGAATTTAAAGCGGGGAAAATGACTATGAAGGGAAAGATGGTTTATCCAGATATTCGAAAAGGACAGCTTTACGTTTATCAATCTGATGATTCATTAATGCATTTTTGTTGGAAAGATCGTGTGTCAGGATATGTTGAGGAt gacCTAATTATTTTTCCTGATGATTGTGAATTTAAACATGTTCCCCAATGTAAAACTGGAAGAGTATACCTCTTACGATTTAAATCATCGAACAAAAAATTCTTTGTTTGGCTTCAG GATCTTAAAACAGACAAAGATGAAGAATattgtagaaaaattaatgaagTTCTTAACAATCCACCAACTCCTGGATCACAAAGAAGTGGTAGTACAAATCCAGAAGGAGATctgcaaaatttattaaataatatgtcACAACAGCAGTTAATGCAATTATTTGGTGGTGTAGGCCAAATTGGTTTAGGTAGTTTATTGGGTACAATGAATAGACCTCAAGGTGTGCAAAGTACTAGAACATCTACAACAACTGCATCGACTCGAGTTACTACAAGTACTGTAAGACCTGCTACGCAAATAATATCTCCAGCATCGTCTGCTAATGATCCCCCTAAACCTAATA GTGATAATAAATCATCATCACGAACATCAGGTACATCAACACCTGcttcaacaacaacaacaacgacaacaacaacaacaaatacaaataacaaaattcaaCTTAGTGATCTACAAAACTTTTTATCAGAGATTCCAACACCTACAGGAACAGAATCTGTTGTTCAG AGGGGAGTAGCAACTGAGCTGACCAATGTCATCCCTGCGGCAATTTCTGCAACGGAAAGCTTGGAGCGTGCATTGAGCCCGCACTTACCACCAGGGGATCACCTGTGTACCACGCTAGTGTCTCCCCAGTTCTCCCAGGCGCTATCAATGTTCTGGTCTGCTTTGCAGTCAGGCCAGGCGGGACCTGTCATCCGTCAATTTGGCTTGGGTCCAGATGCTGTCAATGCTGCAGCCAGTGGAAACATTGAAGAATTCGTCACTGCTCTCGAGTCTGAAGCTAAGAGTGGCCAAGAACAAACGCAGCAAGGACAAGAGGACAAAAATACTAAACAAGCTCCACCAGCATCTAGTCCTGATAAGAAAGGTGATGATGATGAAGGATTGGATTtagattaa
- the LOC139991560 gene encoding uncharacterized protein, protein MASHTSNNKNYNMKLIDTLYNQVPAFTDVFDEETWYIFVACFVAGTFLVAFILSRFITLKPVE, encoded by the coding sequence ATGGCAAGTCATACttcaaataacaaaaattataatatgaaaCTTATTGATACTCTCTATAATCAGGTTCCAGCTTTTACAGATGTATTTGATGAAGAAACATGGTACATTTTTGTTGCCTGCTTTGTAGCAGGAACATTTTTAGTTGCATTCATTCTTTCTAGATTTATTACACTGAAACCTGTAGAATAA
- the Mrpl53 gene encoding mitochondrial ribosomal protein L53 produces MSIPFNGTRTRSAGLISAIAKHLRNLTLKPVKSIDIKFDPFHDKALEARDFLFQITTPKIIATNPRCMVKPCIVSNLSEPIITFNLLSGDKIVCKGANLTSLNILELYNKHITPLAPRESEAEVEGTRLKKKKKKGLKIKRGSKHRGLFL; encoded by the exons ATGTCGATTCCTTTCAATGGAACTCGTACACGTTCTGCCGGATTAATATCTGCAATTGCGAAGCACTTGAGAAATTTAACTTTAAAACCAGTTAAATCAATCGACATAAAGTTTGATCCCTTTCATGATAAAGCTTTGGAGGCAAG agattttttatttcaaattacaaCTCCAAAGATTATTGCAACAAATCCACGTTGTATGGTAAAACCATGCATTGTATCTAATTTATCTGAACCCATAATTACATTCAATTTAT TATCTGGTGATAAAATAGTATGCAAAGGTGCAAACTTGacatctttaaatattttggaaCTTTACAACAAACATATCACACCTTTGGCTCCACGTGAATCTGAAGCTGAAGTTGAAGGCACAcggttaaaaaagaaaaagaagaaaggattgAAAATTAAGCGAGGAAGCAAACATAGAGGACtattcttataa
- the Rpn13 gene encoding regulatory particle non-ATPase 13 isoform X2 gives MSGGALFGNNASRGTPKNLVEFKAGKMTMKGKMVYPDIRKGQLYVYQSDDSLMHFCWKDRVSGYVEDDLIIFPDDCEFKHVPQCKTGRVYLLRFKSSNKKFFVWLQDLKTDKDEEYCRKINEVLNNPPTPGSQRSGSTNPEGDLQNLLNNMSQQQLMQLFGGVGQIGLGSLLGTMNRPQGVQSTRTSTTTASTRVTTSTVRPATQIISPASSANDPPKPNSDNKSSSRTSGTSTPASTTTTTTTTTTNTNNKIQLSDLQNFLSEIPTPTGTESVVQSGQAGPVIRQFGLGPDAVNAAASGNIEEFVTALESEAKSGQEQTQQGQEDKNTKQAPPASSPDKKGDDDEGLDLD, from the exons ATGTCAGGAGGAGCCTTATTTGGAAATAATGCTTCACGCGGAACCCCTAAAAATTTGGTGGAATTTAAAGCGGGGAAAATGACTATGAAGGGAAAGATGGTTTATCCAGATATTCGAAAAGGACAGCTTTACGTTTATCAATCTGATGATTCATTAATGCATTTTTGTTGGAAAGATCGTGTGTCAGGATATGTTGAGGAt gacCTAATTATTTTTCCTGATGATTGTGAATTTAAACATGTTCCCCAATGTAAAACTGGAAGAGTATACCTCTTACGATTTAAATCATCGAACAAAAAATTCTTTGTTTGGCTTCAG GATCTTAAAACAGACAAAGATGAAGAATattgtagaaaaattaatgaagTTCTTAACAATCCACCAACTCCTGGATCACAAAGAAGTGGTAGTACAAATCCAGAAGGAGATctgcaaaatttattaaataatatgtcACAACAGCAGTTAATGCAATTATTTGGTGGTGTAGGCCAAATTGGTTTAGGTAGTTTATTGGGTACAATGAATAGACCTCAAGGTGTGCAAAGTACTAGAACATCTACAACAACTGCATCGACTCGAGTTACTACAAGTACTGTAAGACCTGCTACGCAAATAATATCTCCAGCATCGTCTGCTAATGATCCCCCTAAACCTAATA GTGATAATAAATCATCATCACGAACATCAGGTACATCAACACCTGcttcaacaacaacaacaacgacaacaacaacaacaaatacaaataacaaaattcaaCTTAGTGATCTACAAAACTTTTTATCAGAGATTCCAACACCTACAGGAACAGAATCTGTTGTTCAG TCAGGCCAGGCGGGACCTGTCATCCGTCAATTTGGCTTGGGTCCAGATGCTGTCAATGCTGCAGCCAGTGGAAACATTGAAGAATTCGTCACTGCTCTCGAGTCTGAAGCTAAGAGTGGCCAAGAACAAACGCAGCAAGGACAAGAGGACAAAAATACTAAACAAGCTCCACCAGCATCTAGTCCTGATAAGAAAGGTGATGATGATGAAGGATTGGATTtagattaa